From Rhodamnia argentea isolate NSW1041297 chromosome 10, ASM2092103v1, whole genome shotgun sequence, a single genomic window includes:
- the LOC115739229 gene encoding MLO-like protein 15 translates to MADIGGEGKTLEFTPSWVVALVCFSIVLISLAVDKFLLCAGQLLEKSNDRMPLVSALRKIKEELMLLGFISLLLAVFQTRIGKICIPERLANEWLPCKRRDSSSATARFADFFPSAGTRGRRLLAEASASTDFCSEKGKVPLLTAEALHHLDIFLFVLATFHVILCVFKILLGYKKIHQWRDVADLEVRKENYYKLQQEVRQKQVQRGCLARTGNKWKALGWMGSFFKQFYPSVTEFEYSALHLNYMARHLTRKGETFHNYIVGAVKKDFEKIVGISWYLWLFAVIFLLLNVAGWHALFWISFIPLTLLLITGTILEHMITRLAEGVTSSLVIGKVDSAKEFSSCYVCFLNPRFVLLLIHFVLFENSLELAFFFFILFQYDFHSCIMGKVHFVAPRIAIGVFVQFMCIYRTLPLYAIVKSQIPSEEKQSDDEENEMCVVLERIEEHLKENRSEGCREESLADLDKIKRRLKENEMDKEKEMWIVTWISERIKEISKWIEKISKWIDEVRNRSKETRSKRVAAKNEPIQTGSREGPNGLV, encoded by the exons atgGCGGATATCGGAGGAGAGGGGAAGACATTAGAGTTCACGCCGTCGTGGGTTGTGGCTCTAGTTTGCTTCAGTATTGTCCTGATTTCTCTTGCTGTGGACAAATTCCTGCTTTGCGCCGGCCAG CTTTTAGAGAAGTCCAATGACCGGATGCCGCTCGTCAGTGCCTTGCGGAAGATCAAAGAAG AGTTGATGCTGCTGGGGTTCATATCTCTACTGCTGGCGGTGTTCCAGACCAGAATAGGGAAGATTTGCATTCCGGAGAGGCTCGCCAACGAGTGGCTTCCTTGCAAGAGGCGTGACTCTTCTTCCGCCACGGCCCGTTTCGCTGATTTCTTCCCATCTGCCGGAACACGAGGACGCCGCCTCCTCGCCGAGGCTTCTGCTTCAACCGATTTCTGCAGTGAAAAG GGGAAGGTGCCATTGCTGACTGCTGAAGCACTCCATCACCTGGACATCTTCTTATTTGTGCTAGCCACCTTCCACGTGATTCTCTGCGTGTTCAAGATCCTGCTGGGATACAAAAAG ATACACCAGTGGAGAGACGTAGCGGATCTTGAGGTCCGGAAAGAAAATTATTACAAGCTGCAACAAG AAGTTCGACAGAAGCAAGTGCAACGAGGTTGTCTTGCTAGAACAGGCAATAAATGGAAAGCGCTTGGCTGGATG GGTTCGTTTTTCAAGCAATTTTATCCTTCTGTGACCGAGTTCGAGTATTCCGCGCTTCATTTAAATTATATG GCGCGTCATTTGACTAGGAAGGGGGAAACTTTTCACAACTACATAGTTGGTGCCGTGAAAaaggattttgagaaaattgttggaatCAG TTGGTACTTGTGGCTATTCGCAGTGATCTTTTTGCTCCTGAATGTGGCTG GATGGCACGCCCTCTTTTGGATATCTTTCATTCCGTTGACC CTCTTGCTTATCACCGGCACCATACTGGAGCATATGATAACGCGGCTCGCAGAAGGTGTCACGAGCTCTCTAGTGATAGGCAAAGTGGACTCGGCTAAGGAGTTTTCGTCCTGCTATGTCTGTTTCCTAAACCCTCGGTTCGTCCTCCTCTTGATTCACTTCGTGCTGTTCGAGAACTCTTTGGAgctcgccttcttcttctttatattG TTCCAATATGATTTTCACTCCTGCATTATGGGAAAGGTCCATTTCGTGGCCCCAAGAATTGCAATAGG AGTGTTCGTGCAGTTCATGTGCATCTACAGAACATTACCCTTATACGCAATTGTGAAATCACAG ATCCCTTCGGAGGAGAAGCAATCGGACGACGAAGAAAACGAAATGTGTGTTGttcttgagagaattgaggAGCATCTGAAGGAGAACCGATCGGAAGGATGTAGAGAAGAGTCTCTTGCTGATCTTGATAAAATTAAGAGACGTTTGAAGGAGAATGAAATggacaaagagaaagaaatgtgGATCGTGACCTGGATTTCAGAGCGGATCAAGGAAATTTCGAAGTggattgagaaaatttcaaagtggATCGATGAAGTTAGGAACCGAAGCAAGGAGACAAGATCGAAAAGGGTGGCCGCAAAAAACGAACCGATACAAACGGGTTCGAGAGAGGGACCAAATGGATTGGTGTGA
- the LOC115739316 gene encoding MLO-like protein 15 isoform X2, whose protein sequence is MAGEEGTTLEYTPTWVVAVVCTVIVVISLAVERFIHYAGKYLKKRNQKPLFEALQKIKEELMLLGFISLLLAVFQVRIGKICISEKLANKWLPCKKEAPAEGSGTTAHFLTSFFPSGGRHLLAEASASASTDYCSSKGKVPLLSLTALHHLHIFIFVLAVVHVVFCVLTILCGGAQIRLWKRWEDAIQKKEYDPEEALRTKFTNVQDHTFIRGRFLGIGKNLSVLGWVHSFFKQFYGSVTKSDYTTLRLGFIMAHCRGNPKFNFHKYMIRALEADFKKVVGISWYLWLFVVIFLLLNVAGWHAYFWISFIPLILLLAVGTKLEHVITQLAQEVAQRHAAIAGDLVVQPSDDHFWFHRPRLVLVLIHIILFQNSFELAFFFFILLQYKFSSCIMGEVGYIIPRLVIGVFVQFLCSYSTLPLYAIVTQMGTSFKKAIFDDDIHEGLVGWAQHAKRNRNLRKATADGSSTQTGSKEGSVGVALTKNGGDGTEMRDVEVQEIRRFPSPLSTTSETQRLMKP, encoded by the exons atggctGGAGAAGAGGGAACTACGTTGGAGTACACGCCGACGTGGGTGGTCGCCGTTGTTTGCACCGTGATAGTCGTGATCTCTCTGGCTGTCGAGCGGTTTATCCATTATGCCGGCAAG TATCTTAAGAAGAGGAACCAGAAGCCGCTCTTCGAGGCCTtacagaaaataaaagaag AGCTGATGCTGTTGGGTTTCATATCGCTCCTGCTTGCCGTGTTCCAAGTTAGGATAGGCAAGATCTGCATTTCGGAAAAGCTCGCAAACAAGTGGCTACCTTGCAAGAAGGAAGCCCCCGCCGAGGGCAGCGGCACCACTGCTCACTTCCTGACTAGTTTCTTTCCTTCCGGAGGACGCCACCTTCTCGCCGAAGCTTCAGCTTCAGCTTCCACTGACTACTGCAGTAGCAAG GGGAAGGTGCCGTTGCTGTCTCTCACAGCGCTTCATCATCTGCACATTTTCATCTTTGTGCTGGCTGTCGTGCACGTGGTTTTCTGCGTTCTAACCATCCTATGCGGAGGAGCACAG ATACGCCTGTGGAAGCGGTGGGAGGATGCCATCCAGAAGAAGGAGTATGACCCCGAAGAAG CTCTGCGAACGAAGTTCACGAATGTTCAGGATCACACCTTCATCAGAGGCCGTTTTCTTGGCATTGGCAAGAACTTATCTGTACTTGGCTGGGTG CATTCGTTTTTCAAGCAGTTCTATGGTTCCGTGACCAAGTCGGATTATACCACGCTTCGCTTGGGTTTCATCATG GCTCATTGCAGAGGCAatccaaaattcaatttccaCAAGTACATGATACGTGCCCTGGAGGCCGATTTCAAGAAAGTTGTCGGAATAAG TTGGTACCTTTGGTTATTCGTCGTGATCTTCTTGCTGCTCAATGTCGCCG GTTGGCACGCGTACTTCTGGATATCTTTCATCCCGTTGATT CTTTTGCTCGCGGTTGGAACCAAACTGGAGCATGTGATAACTCAGTTGGCGCAGGAGGTTGCCCAGAGGCATGCAGCGATTGCAGGGGACTTGGTGGTCCAGCCTTCCGACGACCATTTTTGGTTCCACCGGCCTCGGCTCGTCCTCGTCCTGATTCACATCATCCTTTTCCAAAACTCTTTTGAactggctttcttcttcttcatattg CTCCAATATAAATTCAGCTCCTGCATAATGGGTGAGGTCGGTTATATCATCCCGAGACTTGTCATCGG AGTTTTTGTCCAGTTCCTCTGTAGTTACAGCACACTACCTCTATATGCAATCGTAACGCAG ATGGGGACTTCGTTCAAGAAGGCGATATTCGACGATGACATACATGAGGGGCTCGTCGGCTGGGCACAGCACGCGAAAAGGAACAGGAATTTAAGAAAAGCAACCGCCGATGGGTCTAGTACTCAAACGGGTTCCAAAGAGGGATCGGTAGGAGTTGCGCTGACAAAAAATGGTGGAGACGGTACAGAGATGAGAGATGTCGAAGTGCAAGAGATCAGGCGATTTCCATCTCCACTATCCACAACCTCCGAGACGCAGAGACTGATGAAGCCGTGA
- the LOC115739316 gene encoding MLO-like protein 15 isoform X1 gives MAGEEGTTLEYTPTWVVAVVCTVIVVISLAVERFIHYAGKYLKKRNQKPLFEALQKIKEELMLLGFISLLLAVFQVRIGKICISEKLANKWLPCKKEAPAEGSGTTAHFLTSFFPSGGRHLLAEASASASTDYCSSKGKVPLLSLTALHHLHIFIFVLAVVHVVFCVLTILCGGAQIRLWKRWEDAIQKKEYDPEEALRTKFTNVQDHTFIRGRFLGIGKNLSVLGWVHSFFKQFYGSVTKSDYTTLRLGFIMAHCRGNPKFNFHKYMIRALEADFKKVVGISWYLWLFVVIFLLLNVAGWHAYFWISFIPLIVSKRKSRVNMAEGFSSKWLIASVQLLLAVGTKLEHVITQLAQEVAQRHAAIAGDLVVQPSDDHFWFHRPRLVLVLIHIILFQNSFELAFFFFILLQYKFSSCIMGEVGYIIPRLVIGVFVQFLCSYSTLPLYAIVTQMGTSFKKAIFDDDIHEGLVGWAQHAKRNRNLRKATADGSSTQTGSKEGSVGVALTKNGGDGTEMRDVEVQEIRRFPSPLSTTSETQRLMKP, from the exons atggctGGAGAAGAGGGAACTACGTTGGAGTACACGCCGACGTGGGTGGTCGCCGTTGTTTGCACCGTGATAGTCGTGATCTCTCTGGCTGTCGAGCGGTTTATCCATTATGCCGGCAAG TATCTTAAGAAGAGGAACCAGAAGCCGCTCTTCGAGGCCTtacagaaaataaaagaag AGCTGATGCTGTTGGGTTTCATATCGCTCCTGCTTGCCGTGTTCCAAGTTAGGATAGGCAAGATCTGCATTTCGGAAAAGCTCGCAAACAAGTGGCTACCTTGCAAGAAGGAAGCCCCCGCCGAGGGCAGCGGCACCACTGCTCACTTCCTGACTAGTTTCTTTCCTTCCGGAGGACGCCACCTTCTCGCCGAAGCTTCAGCTTCAGCTTCCACTGACTACTGCAGTAGCAAG GGGAAGGTGCCGTTGCTGTCTCTCACAGCGCTTCATCATCTGCACATTTTCATCTTTGTGCTGGCTGTCGTGCACGTGGTTTTCTGCGTTCTAACCATCCTATGCGGAGGAGCACAG ATACGCCTGTGGAAGCGGTGGGAGGATGCCATCCAGAAGAAGGAGTATGACCCCGAAGAAG CTCTGCGAACGAAGTTCACGAATGTTCAGGATCACACCTTCATCAGAGGCCGTTTTCTTGGCATTGGCAAGAACTTATCTGTACTTGGCTGGGTG CATTCGTTTTTCAAGCAGTTCTATGGTTCCGTGACCAAGTCGGATTATACCACGCTTCGCTTGGGTTTCATCATG GCTCATTGCAGAGGCAatccaaaattcaatttccaCAAGTACATGATACGTGCCCTGGAGGCCGATTTCAAGAAAGTTGTCGGAATAAG TTGGTACCTTTGGTTATTCGTCGTGATCTTCTTGCTGCTCAATGTCGCCG GTTGGCACGCGTACTTCTGGATATCTTTCATCCCGTTGATTGTAAGTAAACGGAAATCTCGAGTTAATATGGCAGAAGGTTTCTCGTCTAAATGGCTTATTGCTTCTGTGCAGCTTTTGCTCGCGGTTGGAACCAAACTGGAGCATGTGATAACTCAGTTGGCGCAGGAGGTTGCCCAGAGGCATGCAGCGATTGCAGGGGACTTGGTGGTCCAGCCTTCCGACGACCATTTTTGGTTCCACCGGCCTCGGCTCGTCCTCGTCCTGATTCACATCATCCTTTTCCAAAACTCTTTTGAactggctttcttcttcttcatattg CTCCAATATAAATTCAGCTCCTGCATAATGGGTGAGGTCGGTTATATCATCCCGAGACTTGTCATCGG AGTTTTTGTCCAGTTCCTCTGTAGTTACAGCACACTACCTCTATATGCAATCGTAACGCAG ATGGGGACTTCGTTCAAGAAGGCGATATTCGACGATGACATACATGAGGGGCTCGTCGGCTGGGCACAGCACGCGAAAAGGAACAGGAATTTAAGAAAAGCAACCGCCGATGGGTCTAGTACTCAAACGGGTTCCAAAGAGGGATCGGTAGGAGTTGCGCTGACAAAAAATGGTGGAGACGGTACAGAGATGAGAGATGTCGAAGTGCAAGAGATCAGGCGATTTCCATCTCCACTATCCACAACCTCCGAGACGCAGAGACTGATGAAGCCGTGA
- the LOC115739228 gene encoding MLO-like protein 15 yields MADAGGGETSLEFTPSWVVALVCFSIVLISIVVDRFLLCIGKLLEKYKMWAFVGALRKIKEELMVLGFISLLLAVFQNRIGKICISERLANVWLPCKKTDSSSTVTSFTPSPFASSGTQGRRLLAEASAATDYCSQKGKVALLSVEALHHLDIFIFVLATIHVVLCALKVLLGYLKIRQWNKLEEHNVGSTHYSKLRNEIFENKLENYRSNRVQCFFAEFGNKTAVHGWVMSFFKQFYPSVTEFEYIALRLNFIEAHDLNNPKEDFQKYIIEAVQKDFEKMVGISWYLWLCAVIFLLVNVAGWHAYFWISFIPLTVLLIVGTKLEHMITQLAKQVAENHSPNETGKSRKELAVGFSKDNFWFRSPRLFRILIHIVLFENSLEIAFFFFILFQYDFHSCVMGKVGFVVPRIAIGAFVQFMCIYRTIPLYAIMKSQMDQNENQTGKEAEMWIVTMSSKMIDKIIDKVKETRLKKVAERVESSQTGSSEGSIGVKTAGSDDMNSTADIEAPNR; encoded by the exons atggcggATGCCGGAGGAGGCGAGACATCGTTAGAGTTCACGCCGTCGTGGGTGGTGGCTCTAGTGTGCTTCAGCATCGTGTTGATTTCTATTGTCGTTGATAGATTTCTTCTTTGCATCGGCAAG CTTCTGGAGAAGTACAAAATGTGGGCTTTCGTCGGCGCCTTACGGAAGATAAAAGAAG AGTTGATGGTACTGGGTTTCATATCGCTGCTCTTAGCGGTGTTCCAAAATAGAATAGGGAAGATTTGCATCTCGGAGCGACTCGCCAACGTCTGGCTTCCTTGCAAGAAGACGGACTCTTCTTCTACCGTCACCAGTTTCACCCCTAGTCCCTTTGCTTCCAGCGGAACACAAGGACGCCGCCTCCTTGCCGAAGCTTCTGCTGCCACTGATTACTGCAGTCAAAAG gggaAGGTGGCATTGTTGTCTGTCGAAGCCCTCCATCACCTGGACATCTTCATATTTGTGCTAGCTACCATTCATGTGGTCCTCTGTGCGCTTAAAGTCCTCCTAGGATATCTCAAG ATACGTCAATGGAACAAGCTGGAGGAACATAATGTAGGGAGCACACATTATTCTAAGCTGCGAAACG AAATATTCGAGAACAAGCTGGAGAATTATCGTAGCAACAGAGTTCAATGCTTTTTCGCCGAATTTGGCAACAAAACAGCCGTGCACGGCTGGGTG ATGTCGTTTTTCAAGCAGTTTTATCCTTCTGTGACCGAGTTTGAGTACATCGCTCTTCGTCTGAACTTCATCGAG GCACATGATTTGAACAATCCAAAGGAAGATTTTCAGAAGTACATAATCGAGGCCGTGCaaaaggactttgagaaaatggtTGGAATCAG CTGGTACTTGTGGTTATGCGCAGTGATCTTTTTGCTCGTGAACGTAGCTG GATGGCACGCCTACTTTTGGATATCTTTCATTCCGTTGACT GTTCTGCTCATCGTCGGCACCAAATTGGAGCACATGATCACGCAACTAGCAAAACAGGTTGCTGAAAATCATTCACCAAATGAGACTGGCAAGAGTAGAAAGGAGCTGGCTGTTGGATTCTCAAAAGACAATTTCTGGTTCCGCAGCCCTCGTCTCTTCCGCATTTTGATTCACATCGTGCTGTTCGAGAACTCTCTGGAGAtcgctttcttcttctttatattG TTCCAATATGATTTTCACTCCTGCGTTATGGGAAAAGTTGGTTTCGTTGTCCCCAGAATAGCAATAGG TGCGTTCGTCCAGTTCATGTGCATCTACAGAACAATACCGCTATACGCCATTATGAAATCACAG ATGGATCAGAACGAGAACCAAACGGGCAAAGAGGCGGAGATGTGGATCGTGACTATGAGTTCGAAGATGATCGATAAAATAATCGACAAAGTAAAGGAGACGAGATTGAAAAAGGTGGCCGAAAGAGTCGAATCGAGCCAAACGGGTTCGAGCGAGGGATCTATCGGAGTTAAGACGGCAGGATCCGATGACATGAATTCGACAGCAGACATTGAAGCACCGAACAGATGA